Proteins encoded by one window of Flexibacter flexilis DSM 6793:
- a CDS encoding O-antigen ligase family protein, with amino-acid sequence MTWLAFSGWLRFPIIFLLLSFVITIPFLVYSILYNPKSIIKNDEDWLLILMLLFVIVSFFRSPMNSQNFNHTLSFVFVFVIYLIYFKYAVIRYKIPNMYIFKMIFYASTLANVIIIVEWVLLNKFNIIIRNFFIIADNTYTMIYYPFLFFKSVGGTCEEPSTMALNMNILFPFGLYYVYNEHKKWVFLYAFLYITALFFTASAGGIGFLLIACAVTILFEANTKSIIRLLGIAIIFAIIFYIVYLYLPIDAQKSFEAFYELISSKITLNADSADMRTAAWSHAIYDWLDSPLLGKGIAYGKVAYFGFSYQSVYFQVLAETGIISLLLLLGFFVIITLRILKLKQPIRRFALIGFFAGVFHLLITDTYYHVCLWIVIALIQIVYYREKTEQSI; translated from the coding sequence ATGACTTGGTTGGCATTTAGTGGTTGGTTGAGGTTTCCTATTATTTTCTTATTATTAAGTTTTGTTATTACTATACCATTCCTTGTTTATTCGATACTTTATAATCCTAAATCTATCATTAAAAACGATGAAGATTGGTTGCTGATTTTAATGTTACTATTTGTGATAGTATCATTTTTTCGAAGCCCAATGAATAGCCAAAATTTTAACCATACACTTTCTTTTGTTTTTGTTTTTGTAATTTATCTAATTTATTTTAAATATGCAGTTATTCGGTATAAAATACCGAATATGTATATTTTTAAAATGATATTTTATGCTTCAACTTTAGCTAATGTTATTATTATTGTTGAGTGGGTTTTGCTAAATAAGTTTAATATTATTATTAGAAACTTTTTTATAATTGCAGATAATACTTACACAATGATTTATTATCCATTTTTATTTTTTAAATCGGTTGGAGGTACTTGTGAAGAACCAAGTACTATGGCTTTAAATATGAATATATTGTTTCCATTTGGCTTATATTATGTATATAATGAGCATAAAAAATGGGTTTTTCTTTATGCTTTTTTATATATAACGGCATTGTTTTTTACAGCCTCTGCGGGAGGAATAGGTTTTTTATTAATCGCTTGTGCTGTAACAATATTATTTGAAGCAAATACAAAATCTATTATAAGATTACTAGGTATTGCTATAATATTTGCTATAATTTTTTATATTGTGTATTTATATCTTCCTATTGATGCACAAAAATCTTTTGAGGCTTTTTATGAATTGATTTCCTCTAAAATAACACTAAATGCAGATTCGGCAGATATGAGAACTGCTGCTTGGAGTCATGCTATTTATGATTGGTTAGATTCTCCTTTGTTAGGAAAGGGAATTGCTTATGGAAAGGTTGCTTATTTTGGTTTCAGCTATCAAAGTGTTTATTTTCAGGTGTTGGCTGAGACTGGCATTATATCTCTTTTGTTACTTTTAGGTTTCTTCGTTATAATTACACTTCGGATTTTAAAATTGAAGCAACCTATTCGACGTTTTGCTTTAATAGGCTTTTTTGCGGGAGTATTTCATTTGCTAATTACAGATACGTATTATCATGTTTGTTTGTGGATTGTAATTGCATTGATTCAGATTGTATATTATAGAGAAAAAACAGAGCAAAGTATATGA